In Cardinium endosymbiont of Dermatophagoides farinae, the sequence GTTGCTGATCCACTTGATATGATGCAAATTCGTACTGTTCTTGCTACTATTGCTGCGACTTTTCCTAACATTGATACTGCTACTGGGCTTGATCATGATCTTGGTGTCTTTCCTACTGATAAGCTCGATCTTCCTCTTGCTAAAGTTGGCCTTGCTGCTCATGTTGCTAGGGTCTCCCCTTAAATCACACGCTCTTAATATATAAACTTAACTTGCATTTTTAAATTAAATTTCATAACATGAAGTCAATGGTTATATGCTTAATATGGTATGGCTTATGTTGAAGCGTTATCTAAAGCCTTTATAAGTGATTATTTGTATGCGGTTCTTTTTATTTATATCTAAAATAAGGTAAGCTATGCACATGAAGCATTTTTTTTGTCCGTTTTGCTAATGTTAGCTGGATGTAATCATCTGGTTCAGCGTGGTATTACTAGTTCCGGATTAGCCCCTCATCCTGATCCTCAGGCTACGACTGCTCAGATAAGTAGTCCTGATCTTGCTTTTACTACGTATCTTATGAATGCTTTGGCTGCGCTTGCTGCTGACCCTCATACTGCCTATCTTGCTACTACTAGTGCCATTCGTGTTGCTATTGATGCCCATCTTACTAAGTATAAGGTTTATCTTGCTAGGCTTGTTGCTTGTCTTGCTGCTGTTTTTTTGCTGAAGATTATGTGCTGTTACGTGCTATGCGGAATACTGCTCGTGCCGATGCTTATGCTGTTGATGTTGTTGCTGATCCTGAATTTGTAGCGCACAATGCATCTAATGATGTGCTCACTGCTGCTTCCGCTGATGATATTGATGATTGATGATCCTGTGGTTTATGCTGCGCGTGCTGTTGATGATGCGTATGCTGCTGCTAAGCTTGCTATTGATGCTACTGATGCGCCTGATCTACTTCTTGCGCTTCTTGTTGCTACTGCTGCTAATGCTGCTAATGATCGTATTAAAGCTGTTATTTTGCTTGATAAAGCGAATCTTAAGCGTATTCACGCTGCTGCTACGCACGCTAACCTTGTGGCTGCTTCTGCCAATGTGCTCAATGCCCATAATAAGGTTGTTGCTGAAGCTGTTGCTAACCTTGCCAAGGAGCTCCATGATGCTGCTAAGGGCGATGCTAAGTTTGCTAGAAATCTTGCTGATGCTTGTGCTAAGCATGCTTATAATAGTAACGTTGCTGCGCTGTTTGTGCTTCGTGATGCGCTTGCTCGCGTTCCTAATGATATGGATCACCTTACGCTGCCTGTTTGTGTTGCTAGAACTGTGCTTGATGTGCATTCTATTAGGGCGTTTCTCAGCTCCGCCATTTCATCTGAATAAGCCGAAAAATGCTTTCTGCTGCCATCGTTAAACCCATTTTAGAGCTACCCCGTACTCTGTTTATAAAGGTAATCGGTAATTCTACTATCTTAGCGCCATATTCATAAGCTAGAAACTTTATTTCTATTTGAAAGCTATAGCCTACAGAGCTTATATTCAAGATATGTTGCAGTATGGTCCGGCGGTAGCAAACAAATCCAGCGGTAGTATCTTGAATAGGCATACCTGTAATAGATCGTGCAAGCCAATTGGCTATGCGCGATAGTAGAATCCTAGGAAGCGGCCAATTGACCACACGTCCACCTGTAATGTAACGGGAGCCAATGACCATATCGATTGTAGGCCCCGCACACATGGCTAAAAGTCGAGGCAAATCAGTAGGTGCATGCGAAAAATCAGCATCCATGCTGCAAATATAATCGTAATGATACGCCAATGCCCAACTAAATCCTGCTAAATAGGCTCGACCCAATCCCTCCTTTTTCAGCCGATTTAAAAGATGTAATTGACCAGGGTAGTATGGTTGTAGCCTGATAACGATATCAGCTGTACCATCTGGGGAGTGGTCATCTACTACCAGTACATGTAACCCTATGTTTAATCCCAAAATAGCTGTTAACAACAGCTCAATATTTTCTTGTTCATTATAAGTAGGTATAACCACTATAGCACGAAGAGGGGTTGACATTTATTTTGATCTATTTTGGGTTAAAAAATAATCATGTAATCGCTTTGCTTTTGATGGACCAATGATTGCAGCTAGTGCTGCTAAAGAACTAGCTTGAATCGTTTTAAAACTACCAAGGTGCCCTACCAATTTGTCTAATGTTTTGGGGCCAATACCTGGAATAGCTGGATATTGGAATATGCTTTTGCTGCGTTGCTTTCTGTGAAAGGTAATTGCAAAACGATGGGCTTCATTTCTCAACTGTTGGAGTAGCTTCAAAGAAGAAGATTGCTTATTCAAATACAAAGGAAAAGGATCATTTGGAAAGTAGAGCTCCTCTAGTCGTTTGGCTATACTGATAATGGCTACCTTGCCATAGATGCCTGATTCTTGTAGCGCCCTTAGGGCAGCATTGAGTTGGCCTTTTCCACCATCTATTACAATTAAATGAGGTAATCCTTCTTCTGATTTTGAGCCATAACGCCGCTTTATGATTTCATACATAGAGGCACAGTCATTGGCGCCTACTACCGTTTTAATATGATAGTGGCGGTAGTCTTTTTTAGAGGGCCTGCCATCCTTAAAGCAAACCATAGCAGCTACTGGATGGTCTCCTTGAATATTGGAATTATCAAAACATTCTATCCAATAAGGCACATCTTTTAACTTTAAATCATGTTGTAACGTTACAAGCGTTAAATTAGGTTGCGCTTGAAAATTAGATCTTTGATGTAAAAAGTCTTTTTTGCACAATAAAGCATTTTGTAGCGCCAATGCTACCAATTTCCGTTTGTCTCCAATTTTAGGCATGGTGATGGAAAAGGGGCCTATCGTTAGGTTCAGCGGCAGGTTAACCAACACTTCTGGCGCATTGCTACCGCTGCAAGAACGAAGCGCACAGACTACTAAAGGTACCAAATCAGCCACTTCTTCTTCCAACTTTTTGGTGAGCACACGGTGTTGGGTAAAAGAGATCGCACCCTGCTTAATATGCAAATAGCCTACAAAGGCATGGTTTTGATCTGAAATGATAGCTACTACATCTAAATCGCCCACCAGTGGGTTGATTACTACAGATTTCGCTTGGTATTGATCCAATACCATTAGTTTTTCCTTAAAGCGCTGCGCTTGTTTGTAGTCAAGTAGTTGCGCAGCTGTCAGCATTTGTTCCTTTAACTCCTTTTTTACAGCGGAAAAATTATTCTTAAGCAAAGCCTCTATCCGATCTATCTCTTTTTGATAATCGGTTGCATCTTGAAAAGCCTGGCAAGGGCCTTTACAATGGCCCAAATGGTAATCCAAACAAACCTTAAACCGATTTTTGGTAATGTTTGCTTCCGAAAGGTTATAGTTGCAGGTACGGAAAGTAAATAATTTTTTGATTACCTCTAAGGTTTGTTTAATAGCGTAGGAGCTGGTAAAGGGGCCATAATATTTTCCCAAAGGTGGCACTGTTTTACGGGTAATAATGACCTTAGGGAATCGATCACTTGTAATACATAAATAAGGATAGGTTTTTCCATCCTTAAGTAAAATATTATAGCGTGGTTGCAACGATTTGATCAGGTTATTTTCTAAAAGCAGGGCTTCATACTCGGAGTTTAAAGCAGTATAGGCAATAGAGGCAATCTGCGTAATCATACGTGCTGTTTTTAGGTTATGTACCTTACCAGTAGCAAAATAATCGCTTACCCTTTTTTTTATATTCTTGGCCTTACCTACATAAATAACCTCCTCTTTTTGGTTGTAGAAGAGATAAATGCCTGGCAATGTAGGCAAGTGGTGTATAGCATTTGGGGTATAACGTGGCGTTTCCATACGCTAAAACTACAAAATCCATAAGGATTTTATGTCGTACTGTGTGTTTGATCAAAAAGTATGCTCAGCTGAAGAATTTGAACCTCAGCATCTATACGGATCAAACTTCCATTCCTTTCGATCCTACTTCTTTAAAGTACCCCGTAGCACTAACTGTAAAATTTTTACGCGGCATTATATTAAATTCATTTTTATCATCTTTTTGATGTACTTCAATAGCTGCTTCTGTAATATTGAGCTTTACAGCATCGCATGTTAGGCCTATAAGCACCTTTTTACGGCATGTTCCATATTGAATGCTATAATCTCTTTAGGGGTCTCCTTGGATATAGGAAATTATTGTACGTTAAGGCTGTTTTCTGTACTAAAGATGTTCTTCTTTTCCTTCCAGGTTATTGTATAAATTTATCTGATTATCAACATGTTTCAGACATTACTTTTCCCACTTTCCAGCAATTTATTAAAAGTGCTTAGCATCGTTTTTTCATTGTTTACAAAGTACAATTTCTGAATACGACATACCTGCGAAGCGCTGTACCCGGTAGCTTGTGCGGTATCTTGAATGCTTAGTTTTTTAACACTTCGATAATATATTACCTTCTGGTGACGCTCATGATCAGCCTGTTTTCCACGATATTTACCCTCTTGACGTGCTCTTTCGATTCCCTGTTTTTGCCATTGCTGACGGCTCAACCAATCCTTATACGACATTGCGGCCATTAGATCCATGAGCATATTATTGATGGCAGAAATCACAGCACGAGTTATTGGATCATTTTGTGATGGTTCTTTGTCAGACAAAACCTGCCATGAAGTTGGGATATCCAGACTTACAATTCTCAATTCATGATGTTCAATATGTTCAATCTGCTTTTTGAGTGTTAGCCAGTCACTGTTACTAAGTCTGGTCAGCCGATCTATTTGTTCTACTAGTAGAATATCATTCAGGATTTAGCGCTTATTAATACGTACCGCAAGCCAGCCAATAGGTTCGGTTTTTCTGTCTTGCTTTGTTACCTGAAGAACATAGGGATGATCCCAGATAAAAAATCACTACTTTCCGATTTTTTACTCAAGCATATCGCTAGCAGACTTAATTTATCAAATGAACTTTGGAAAGATTACGCATCAGGACGAGACACCACTCGCAGGGAACATTTAATAGAACTATACCACTATCTAGGACTAAAAAAATTTACAAAACAGATTCAAAATGATTGCATTTCGTATTTAATTCCACTTGCAAAACGCACTGACAAGGGTATTCTTCTTGCACAAGAACTTCTAAAGTATATGCAGCGGAATTGCGTGATTATTCCCACTATTGATGTACTGGAGTGAACGTGCTCAAAGGCCATGGCTGCTGGTGATAAAATAGTATTCTCGGAACTGAATGCTCAACTTATATCAGAGCATAAGGTCAATCTAGACAGCCTTCTGATTGCATCAAATAATCATCTTTCACGTCTATCTTGGATTCTTCAACCTCCTGGTAAAATTAACGGAAAAAATGTATTACAGCACATTGAATGCTTGAATACGATCGTGGCAATAGACTTACCGGTAGGGATCGGACGTTTAGTTCATCAGAATCGGTTACTGAAACTGGCCCGTGAGGGTCGGAATATGAGCAGCCGAGATTTGACTAAGTTCTCATCAAGCAGACGATACGCTATTCTAATATGTGTGATTGAAGAAGCCAGAGCTACACTTACAGATGAGATCATCGATTTGCATGAGCGTATCTTGAACAGTATGTTCAGCCGGGCTAAAAGGACTCAGGCGGAGCGACTCCAGCAAACAGGTAAACTTATCCAGTCTAAACTGTACCAGTATATTGCTATTGGTCAAGCATTAACTGAAGCCCGTGAATCCGGAGAAGATCCATGGACTGCTATTGAACATGTTATGCCATGGCAAAAATTTATTATAAGTCTAGAAGAAACCCGTTTTTTGACCAAAAAAAGTAATTTTGATCCACTGCATATTATTATTGAGAAATATAGTACGTTACGTAAATACGCTTCAAGAATGTTGTCTGCGTTGGAACTGAATGCCACGCCAGCTACACAGTCACTAGCCGAGGCTCTGACAGTCATCAGAGAAATGTATTATAAACAGTTACGAAAGGTCCCACCAATGGCACCGTTGGATTTTATTCCTGAAAGCTGGAGGAAAGTGGTTATTGCACCCACCGGAATAAATCGACAGTACTATGAATTTTTCGCTCTTAACGAACTGAAAGACGCGCTTCGTTCAGGGATATCTGGGTAAAAGGTTCTCGCCGATATAAAAATTTTGACGATTACCTCATTCCTAAAAAGGAGTTTAATAAGTTGATTCAGAATCATCAGTTACCACTTTCTGTCCCTTTTGATTACAGTCAATATATTGGAAGTCGCCTAACATTATTGAAATCACGACTCGAAGAGGTAAACAAAATGGCCCTTATAGGTGATTTACCTAATGTTGAAATATCTAATAAAAGAGTAAAGGTCACGCCATTGGATAATAGTGTTCCTGCAGAGGTTTCACCGCTGACAGCCCTGGTTTATAGTATGTTACCTCATCCTAAAATTACAGAGATACTGGATGAAGTAAACGACTGGACAGCGTTTACTAACCATTTTTCTCATCTCAAAAATGAGGTCATCCGCCCTGATACTCGGCTCCTCCTAACCATTATCCTGGCTGATGGAATTAACCTTGGGCTAGGTAAAATGGCAGAGGCCTGTCCTGGAGTTACTAGATCTTCACTGGAAAGTATTCAGGCGTGGTATATACGAGATGAAACGTATTCAGCTGCTCTTGCTGAATTAGTTAATGCGCAGGGAAAGCAACCTATGGCGATATACTGGGGTGACGGTACTACATCGTCTTCAGACGGTCAGAACTTCAGAGTCGGAAGCCTTAGACGCTACGCTGGACAAGTCAATCCTAAATATGGACAGGATCCTGGTATTCAGTTTTATACGCATATCTCTGATCAATACAGTCCATTTTATACCAGGGTTATCAGTCGGGTAAGAGATTCAACTCATGTACTCGATGGCTTGCTGTATCACGAAAGTGATCTAGAAATCCGGGAACACTATACCGATACATCTGGTTTCACCGATCATGTATTTGCCATGATGCACCTACTTGGTTTTGAATTCTGCCCAAGAATTCGAGATCTACATGACAAACGACTTTTTATTCAAGGAAAAGCCCAACAATACCCTGGACTTCAGTCTATTATATCTTCGAACAGCCTGAATCTGAAAGATATCAAATCAAACTGGGCTGACGTGCTTCGTCTAGCCACCTCGATCAGCCAGGGGACAATTACTGCATCCCTAATGCTCAAGAAGTTGGCCAGTTATCCAAAACAGAACGGTCTGGCAAAAGCTCTCAGAGAAATCGGGAGAATAGAAAGAACATTACTCATGCTGAACTGGTTTCGAGATCCAGCATTGCGTCGACGTGTACAAAAAGGGCTTAATAAAGGAGAAGCCCGTAATGCCCTTGCCCGTGCGGTATTTATGCACAGGTTGGGGGAAATCAGGGACAGAAATCTGGAAAATCAGAGCTACCGTGCCAGTGGACTAACACTGCTCACAGCTGCCATCACGCTATGGAACACGGTCTACATCGAAAGAGCTGTAGACTCTCTGAAAAAACAGGGAATAAAAATCAATGATCAATTGTTATCACATCTATCTCCATTAGGATGGGAGCATATCAATTTGACAGGAGATTATATCTGGACAAGAAAGCGTAAAAAAACATTAAGTAAGTTCCGACCTCTACGACCGGCTAACATAGAAAAATACAAAAACAGCCTTAACGTACAATAATTTCCCATATCCAAGGAGACCCCTATAGCAACAAATGAAGCAAAATATACATCGGTTTAATATGGATTGGGATAAATGTAGTTTCCCAATAGATAAAGTCAGATTTAAACTCGTACATCCTTCTCTCCATGAAATGCCTTTGCTACCCTTGATGTACCAAACTGGATACCTTACCATGGATCTTGACCCATCTCATGTACAAGATAAAAATAACCTGACTTACTATATTTAAAGTTTCCTAACCAGGAAGTAAAATCTTCTTTAAAGCTTATATTGGCTGATTTTATCGTTCAAGCACACCAGGAAGCAGGAAAGGCATGTAGCGCATCTGTTTTGAGTGCTTTAAGAAAAGAGGCATGGGTTTCTTTTCTTAACATCGTGCGAAGCGATTGTTTAGCCAAAGCGGGTTACCGTTTTTTAGATAAAACCGAAAAAAGTTTTCAGGGTACTTTATATGCGTTTCTAAATGGTGCTTTCCATGAAATGCATGATACAAATGCTAGCGCCGAAAGAGATAGTGCAATAGGCCGTTTGGATATCGTTATGGAAGATAAGTACAATGAAAAAAGAACCGTATATATCTTCGAGCTAAAAGTAGACAAACCAGCCTTAGACGCTCTAGAGCAAATACATAGTAAAGATTATAGCATTCAATATGGAACCTGTCATAAGAAGGTGCTTATAGGCCTAACATGCGATGCTATAAAGCTCAATATTATTGAGGCAACTATTGAAGTACATCAAAAAGATGATAAAAATGACTTTCAACTGATGCCACCTAAAAATTTTGCCGTTAATTCCGTTGGTTATTTTCAAGAAGTAGGATAGAAAGGGTGTACATATTGTCCCATATACTAAAAACAATGAGTTTCTGGTTTTATGTTTTATAAGATCGATATCTGATACAGATAGTTAACTATTTTAGGAGCTGGTTTTGTGTGTCTCGTTTTGTTACGATTGAACAATTGAAAATCAGTGAAGCATAGATCCTGGATAGACATCATTAGGTCGATTTCTTGTTTACTGTTCTGTCTTGACGTACTCTTACTAAAAAGGAAGCTTGATTATTGGAAGTAGTTTCAAATAAATCGTAAATATCTCCTGCTCTATCACAAACAGTAACTATCTTAACAGCCTTTAATCCAGGATGACCAGTAGCCTTTTTAAAAGATGTAATCCAACGTATACTCTCTTTCTCTTCTATAGGAAGAGCAATATTATGGCTTCTTTTTTTTAATTCTTTTAGTGCTGCATCTAACTCAGGTCTAGCGTTAATTTGTTGATCCAATAATCCTAAAGGCAAGCCTTCCGTTATGACTGCAAACGTTGTATGCATAACTAACCCATAGGTTTTAAAATTAGTTACTTTGGAGGTCAGTCTTGCTGCTATAACTCTTAACCCTTCAGTCTTTTTATGGTTTTTATAGGAAATATAGCTTGTGTCTTGTATAGCTAAAATAGTTGAATATGAATTAGATCTTTCAACAGTTTTAAGTGTATGGCTATCTAATATCTTACTCACAGCAATAGAATCATTTTAGAAAAATCTATAGGCTGCTTTACTTTGGTACCAATCTTGGCAGGCTTGATTTATCGAACATTCAGGAGAAGCCGAAAAACTGTTAGCTATTTTTAATAGTCTTTTACTTAATCTTTTATTACCAAAATCTACACTGCTGAATTCATGACCTGACCAACAACTGCTTGAAATACTTAAATCTTTTTGTGTCATTTATGCCCAATACAAAATGCTAATTGAAATATGTCTACTAATCCAATAAATTAGTAAAATATTCTTTAGCATTTTTTGACTTATGGGTAATAGTAAGCCTAGGAACAGGACAAATAAAATAAATTATGGTCACAACACCTCCCTCCATCAGGAGGCGTTTAAAACCAATAACAGAGATGTAAAAGCTAGTAGTAGCCCAAAACCAAGCAACAAAGGTGCGCTAAAAATCTTTATTTACTTACGAAAGTACTTGTCTCGTACGTAATGAAACAATAAATAGTTCATTGCAATCATGTATAATGCTATTGCAATGGCAAAACCAGTTTTAAATGATATCATAGACAAAAAAAACAATAGACCAGTGTATTAAAAGAAATAATAAGATTAATCTACAATTATTGTTGAAACAATCCAAACAAATCTGTGAAATAGATCTATTTGGCAACCAATTTATATGGTCATCTTGGGTCTGTCCATTTAAGTGTGTAAATATTTTAGTTTATGTAAA encodes:
- the uvrC gene encoding excinuclease ABC subunit UvrC, with product METPRYTPNAIHHLPTLPGIYLFYNQKEEVIYVGKAKNIKKRVSDYFATGKVHNLKTARMITQIASIAYTALNSEYEALLLENNLIKSLQPRYNILLKDGKTYPYLCITSDRFPKVIITRKTVPPLGKYYGPFTSSYAIKQTLEVIKKLFTFRTCNYNLSEANITKNRFKVCLDYHLGHCKGPCQAFQDATDYQKEIDRIEALLKNNFSAVKKELKEQMLTAAQLLDYKQAQRFKEKLMVLDQYQAKSVVINPLVGDLDVVAIISDQNHAFVGYLHIKQGAISFTQHRVLTKKLEEEVADLVPLVVCALRSCSGSNAPEVLVNLPLNLTIGPFSITMPKIGDKRKLVALALQNALLCKKDFLHQRSNFQAQPNLTLVTLQHDLKLKDVPYWIECFDNSNIQGDHPVAAMVCFKDGRPSKKDYRHYHIKTVVGANDCASMYEIIKRRYGSKSEEGLPHLIVIDGGKGQLNAALRALQESGIYGKVAIISIAKRLEELYFPNDPFPLYLNKQSSSLKLLQQLRNEAHRFAITFHRKQRSKSIFQYPAIPGIGPKTLDKLVGHLGSFKTIQASSLAALAAIIGPSKAKRLHDYFLTQNRSK
- a CDS encoding PD-(D/E)XK nuclease domain-containing protein translates to MADFIVQAHQEAGKACSASVLSALRKEAWVSFLNIVRSDCLAKAGYRFLDKTEKSFQGTLYAFLNGAFHEMHDTNASAERDSAIGRLDIVMEDKYNEKRTVYIFELKVDKPALDALEQIHSKDYSIQYGTCHKKVLIGLTCDAIKLNIIEATIEVHQKDDKNDFQLMPPKNFAVNSVGYFQEVG
- a CDS encoding polyprenol monophosphomannose synthase; translated protein: MSTPLRAIVVIPTYNEQENIELLLTAILGLNIGLHVLVVDDHSPDGTADIVIRLQPYYPGQLHLLNRLKKEGLGRAYLAGFSWALAYHYDYICSMDADFSHAPTDLPRLLAMCAGPTIDMVIGSRYITGGRVVNWPLPRILLSRIANWLARSITGMPIQDTTAGFVCYRRTILQHILNISSVGYSFQIEIKFLAYEYGAKIVELPITFINRVRGSSKMGLTMAAESIFRLIQMKWRS